In the genome of Stomoxys calcitrans chromosome 4, idStoCalc2.1, whole genome shotgun sequence, the window tttgacttcttgattctctagagggcacaattcttatccggtacGTCGgatattttcttccaaaaactgtttGCCAAaacagtctgtctgtcgaaatcacgctaactttcgaaggagtaaagctagccgctttctattcgaattgactgaaattttatacaatggctTCTGTTATAGTATCCAACATTCAACTCGATTATataccgaatcggaccataactggaTATATcttcaatatcatagcaattattttattttatccacgctttaacttgttcttTTTCCGATTATCAACCAGTCGACGTTTCGATTTTTTCGATTATCAAAAGGTCGACATTTCGACTTTTTTCGATTATCAAAAGGCGGTCTTAATGCCATAACAGGaggatttattacccgatttcgctgaaattgaaaatttcagcagaGCCTGGTCACGATTCCAACCTTGGCACACGGAGCAAATGCGAGGGCCAtggccgttgtcttagcgttcgaagccatcaatacaacttccaacagatgcacaaaaatcatgtgtagtacggaagaagtgtaatttgtcacagaaataatgtctgtcattacacaaaaatacatgctttgggaaaagtacagctaataaacaGGGTtttcgagcttggttaatgtggtaattgtatcatagatgcgttttcgctattaatacacacctaatatggttgaaaagtcttctaaccaaagacgaaacgcgtcccatagtggtcggtgtgtgttgctatctttggctttccttttccatttgcatctccgatcattgagctcgtctcgaaagagaaacaaagaaaaattttaaaatttaatgagaTCCGCCCTAAAAggtaatacaaaacaaaaaaaaaaaaaaaacttgaaaagtgagcaattttttttttattaaaaatatttaaattttaaataaaaaagagaaaaatgcaTTACCTAAGCTACTttgtttttacaacaaaaaaaaaatattttttttatattttatgccCATTCAACGAAGAAAAGTGCATTTTATCAATTTCGATATAAAATCTCTCCTGCTTTCAAAAGTAGTAGGCGccataaatcaattttttaatatttagaaaCCATCGAATAAACAATACACTAAAACTGTTTCCATAAATCTCAGTTCTAAGAATTCTGAgaacattttttattcgatataaaaaattgccaactTTCTGCAGgccaatttttccccaaaacttgaccttatatgacgggaaattttttataacaagTTTCATTCGTCTACTTTAAACCTATCAAAATTTCATGAGGACTCCTCTTTCCTAATTCGAGCTAGAATGTTTCTActacagctctattcttggctATTTTTCGTTGTTAATGGGTAAATCCcacaaaaggcgaatttattaaccgtctctgaaatttgaagcagggACTTGTGTAAGATCGCTGGGcctctgaaccaaatatgatccaactATGGATATAGTGGAACAGTATGATAATAAATTTgtctatggtggtaggtatccacaATTTTCATGGCACGGAGTTCGCAGTTTTTAACCCAATTGTTACGACTTATCATTCGGCCCGTAACTTGGTACATATATCTTTTAATTCGAATGCAAAACAAATCTATGCATGCAAAGGCCGTCAATTATTatcagaaggagtaaagctaggcgtttgaaattttgcacaaatacttttaattagtttAGGTCAGATGagattgttaatgggcaaaatcattccataacctagcactcatataaagcgatctccctatctgacttcttgagcatctagcaTAATTTTGAACGTACGGTTTTGTTTCGATATCCATTGGtcacgctaagtatgatttaaattggtacttaacttgatgtagctcctacCGATCGTCCGAATATACCttatgagtctctagagggcgcaatcactagccgatttggctgaaattttgatggtgatattttttatgattctgCCACCATCACAAGCACGGTCAATATCGGCCCATAAGTTGATATATAGCTACTATGTATTTGGAAAAGTAATTCAAAGATATAGTACCAttaaatccatggtggagggtatataagattcggcgcagcCAAATTTAtagcgcttttacttgcttactttcaaatacctttcatatgtgtcccatattgtcgtcattgctctatatatccatttgtcggGTTTTGAGTTTGCATCcttacatacctttcatttgatacccattttgtttcGATcggttaggcccataaaggaacaggggcaaacttctcacatatcaatgagtgtagaccgatacaagtttaagctcaatgatacaagtttaagctctttccaaagaggtgtcgccacagtgcgacacctctttggaaagaagtttaacATAGCAtggtaccccacaaatgttgccagcattgggaggggaaaaccaccgctgaaaattttttctgatggtctcgccaggattcgaatccaggcgttcagcgtcgtaggcgggcatgctaacctctgcgctacgttggcctcccaaaagccacatttattatacgatttttgctaaaatttgagacagagagttttgttaggcccttcgacacccttcttcaatttggcccagatcggtccagatttggatataactgccatatagaccgatctctcgatttatattttgggcccataaaaggcgcatttattgtccgatgtcgccgaaattttgagacagtgagttgtgtaaggctcttcgacatttatatttttagatatagttactaaaaggaccaaaattttgttatacacaattgaacaatgacctgtacctattagtatttggtccaaatcgcaacatttttcgatatagttgctattgggcataaggtatgcattttcaaagGTCGAaatgaggtttacatatatatccgaggtggtgggaatccaaagttcggtccggccgaacttagcgctttTTACTAGCTTCGAATTATTTCATCTCCAGAGTAGATTATTTGACTTTTTAGACAGCAAAAATCGAgttcgattaatcgattagtcgaaagttgACTTTTAAATCCCTATTCAAttctcaaccggatccaaaagatggcttgtttgtgcatcacaaccaCACTGAGGACTAACACATCTGATGCAATGAATTTAATgttacacctaatgcctctggacattgtggcgagacaaattgctgcgaccattgCTTTGAGGCAAAGGGAGCtttgtgttatccttgacacaatgtcagatattccaggcagtgtggattacatactgcctgagccgctttttgataaaaagtactgtaaaactattcctgatagaacttctttacggatggttccaaactagatgactagggctttggagtgtactcgaaagaactagaactggtcatatcgacaaggttacccaaccactgtaTTGTGTATCATgtggagatctttgcaattaaagaagtggtggaataacTAAAATATAATGTCAAAACGACGATTGACGTAAATATctactcagacagccaggcagccattaatcCAGGAAAAACGAATTTCTgtattcaaaaaccgccctcgactgtcgcagatctctcaacgagatggccgaacagttcaaaattcacctgttctgggtgccgggctacagagatatcccagagaatagtaaagcggatgagcttgcaacACTAGGAacaaccttacacattccaggggaactggaatctgtgggtacgcctttagcaacatgtaagctaggtTTTCAGAATTAGACCCGaagagcaacgaatgatagatggtcccaGGGGAGGTGTTgggaacatttcaaaattatgtggccaaatctagacttgaagagggtactgctttgctgtcgcgggctagaacagacgtctccatcattgtgtccgtcatgacagatcaatgtctgatcggaaaacatgctaacatgctaacagactgaagattTCCAGTAACGAatattgcagaagctgtgaggatgttgaggaagaaaagactataggacatttgctgtgtgtgtgtcccgcactggttgtcggaaggagttccactttaggttttcatttctttgggaacttgtctgatttagcggatgtgaacattcgcaagttagtgggttttttaaagcgatctggatagttcattGGCAGGAACTAaatggcatcttccttctccagtTCGTATGGTATCACTATCGAcgtaaacatctaagtgagtctgatggcagacagccactttaacctaatctATGTAGTATCGAAGTcttaaaatgtaaaaatgaggaactttttgcattttttggtcaaaaattttatttattttttttttgtctctatTGAAACATTTTGCTGAAGTGCCATCatattttctttaagaaaaggATATATTATAGATgagttttaagtaaaattttaataaatttaaaattttagttgcCAACTTCGAAAGTAAtgattaaaccagtaaggacggacaaaagtcgggcggtgtcgactgtataatacccagtaatgtcgagagtcaaaagaaaatccttcctgtcaaattttgagagaatcggtttacaaaagaccattttattgcaatattactgcaaatcggacgaacatatatatgggagctatataaatctgagctatataaatctgaactgacatcgagcaaacttctcaaagatatcggttcagattaagatatagctgccatatatgtatatcgcccgattttcacccctacagccacagcaagcgcatttatcgaccaatcGTTCCAGtcttttgtacaacgatttcctcaaggactatcacaatatcttgAAAGTTTGcccgaaattggttcagatttagatgtagctgtcatatatacgttcgtcagattttgggtaatttacaataatgttgtcatttttaaACCGTAGTTGTGACAATTTTAATATGTTTGCTTGAAAtatgattgtttaataacccatctgaaaacatcaaaattgattcagaatatAGCTCTCACTTTCTacttagggtaggtgtagggtattatacatcGGCACcggccgacttttgcctttccttactgttttttttaattttccaatcTGAAATTTCGTTTCTAGAAAGTTAAAACTTTTCCTAATCAAATCACAAGTGTCTTTGCAATTCGACAAATATATAGCATTtgtcagacaaaatttcaaaaactcaaaattaaaagtcaaaaatcccctaaaccagtggagatattgtattcAACAATTTGAAAATCGCACCTCAAATAAAGACTTGGTATCCCGAACGCgttttcgaaatgccgatgTGACCACTTGAGGGGCCCctcgacgcacagtgggagtaaatcagaaaaaactattaaaaaagtaTGCCTTGTGAGAGCGGGTAGAGATATTTCtttgaatggttagagctgaggtgctatCAAGAtcgtctgcaaaatttcaaggttctTGGTATGATTTGGgttcttgacaaaatttacaacgaatTTTCTCTactgttttttcgattttctcccaccgTCGCGACGAACAGTGGCGCGgaaagtttaaatttaaaacaatgtatTTGCTGTGGTATTAGACATCACGACATCCTTGTCGGGTATGGTacacacagatcggactatatttggatgtatatTCCCAGAttccattgaaatttggcaaagtgagGTGTATTGACTTAAGGGATCTTTCTCAAATTTAGTAAATGAGTAAGAAATACGGCTTTTGAGCGTTCGATGCCTTTAGTAGGAAAATAGCCCTAAATAGCTACATACAAATGGGGTCAGATATGGCTCATGTTTAGATGTTGAGTGGGTCCACGCAGCTCACTGTTACGTCGAAAATTGGTAGTTTTTGATCGGGCTTCGTAGgagttttctgaaatttttggaagaaataattcgcttgagtggcaacactgcttgGGTTGTTGCAGCCATACAGACCAATCAGCCAATGTAAGATCAACCTAAAATGCGCATTTGATACCCGATATCGTCGACATATGGGTTTaagtcgaaccatatttggatatagcttggaTTTACATAAGGCTCATTTTTAGTCGATATTGACGAAATTTagataaaatatgtatatttacGAAACGTTAGTTTATACGAAAGATTCAGTTACACACTTTCACTTTTCGGGACTGTTAAGGGCTATATTCATCTGTTGTAAGTAGTCACTGAATTTCATTTCATGTTAACGTTTAAAAatcttccatttttttttacgGTTTTTTTGCGGTTTACATTTCATTTGGTTCCCACCTTATCTTGTTGCCAGGCTAAGGACAAAAATCACTTCATATTAGTTTTGTAACAAACAAATTATTAGCACTATCTTTATTTATATACACAGACATATGGATTTGGATTCTACATTTTTGGTACTTATGTGCTATAGAAATGTTCAGGTCACGTTTTAAGCAAAttacaagaaaaacaaattggCCTTAGCCCTAAGTAGATATCACTGTTGCAAAACTTTTGAATCACACATTGCTGGTGGAATAAAATCGATGATACAGATTGAAGGAGTCAGCTTTTACCATTTCCAGCCAGAACCACCACCGGAAGACCAACCTCCACCACCGCCAGATGGCCAGCCACCGCTAGATTTCcaaccgccaccaccaccactgggTTTCCAGCCCCCTCCACCGCCGCCCGAAGACCAGCCACTACCTCCACTAGATTTccagccaccaccaccacctccagAGGACCAGCCACCACCGCCGCCGGATTTCCAGCCGCCACCACCGCCGCCGCTTGAAGGccagccaccaccaccacccccTAAGGAGATAACCTTTATAATTTTGGTGGCACTGCCACCACCGCTGAACCAGCCTCCTCCTCCGCCTCCACTAGACCAGCCACCACCACCTCCAGACCAGCCACCACCGCTGGATTTTGGCCAACCGCCGCCACCGCCTCCGGACCAACCTCCACCACTGGATTTAGGCCAACCGCCTCCGCCACCACCAGACCAGCCTCCACCGCTAGACCATCCACTGGATCTTCCACCACCGCCACCGTGCCATCCTCCACCGCCACCACCTAGGAAGCCCGCGAAAGCCTGGGCACTTAGGCCCACCAACAGCACAAGGATCCACAGTTTCATTGTCGAacgaacaataaaaacaaaacaaaatagcgACGCGACCACGACTTGATCCAAGGAGCACTAGTGACCGCTAAGATTGAAGTGTCTCAACTAATACCTGCTTGAGACTAACAACAACTATTTATACAAGTAGATATACAGAACGCAGAACGGTCCACGCAGCTCACTGTTACGTCGAAAATTGGTAGTTTTTGATCGGGCTTCGTAGgagttttctgaaatttttggaagaaataattcgcttgagtggcaacactgcttgGGTTGTTGCAGCCATACAGACCAATCAGCCAATGTAAGATCAACCTAAAATGCGCATTTGATACCCGATATCGTCGACATATGGGTTTaagtcgaaccatatttggatatagcttggaTTTACATAAGGCTCATTTTTAGTCGATATTGACGAAATTTagataaaatatgtatatttacGAAACGTTAGTTTATACGAAAGATTCAGTTACACACTTTCACTTTTCGGGACTGTTAAGGGCTATATTCATCTGTTGTAAGTAGTCACTGAATTTCATTTCATGTTAACGTTTAAAAatcttccattttttttttacggtTTTTTTGCGGTTTACATTTCATTTGGTTCCCACCTTATCTTGTTGCCAGGCTAAGGACAAAAATCACTTCATATTAGTTTTGTAACAAACAAATTATTAGCACTATCTTTATTTATATACACAGACATATGGATTTGGATTCTACATTTTTGGTACTTATGTGCTATAGAAATGTTCAGGTCACGTTTTAAGCAAAttacaagaaaaacaaattggCCTTAGCCCTAAGTAGATATCACTGTTGCAAAACTTTTGAATCACACATTGCTGGTGGAATAAAATCGATGATACAGATTGAAGGAGTCAGCTTTTACCATTTCCAGCCAGAACCACCACCGGAAGACCAACCTCCACCACCGCCAGATGGCCAGCCACCGCTAGATTTCcaaccgccaccaccaccactgggTTTCCAGCCCCCTCCACCGCCGCCCGAAGACCAGCCACTACCTCCACTAGATTTccagccaccaccaccacctccagAGGACCAGCCACCACCGCCGCCGGATTTCCAGCCGCCACCACCGCCGCCGCTTGAAGGccagccaccaccaccacccccTAAGGAGATAACCTTTATAATTTTGGTGGCACTGCCACCACCGCTGGACCAGCCTCCTCCTCCGCCTCCACTAGACCAGCCACCACCACCTCCAGACCAGCCACCACCGCTGGATTTTGGCCAACCGCCGCCACCGCCTCCGGACCAACCTCCACCACTGGATTTAGGCCAACCGCCTCCGCCACCACCAGACCAGCCTCCACCGCTAGACCATCCACTGGATCTTCCACCACCGCCACCGTGCCATCCTCCACCGCCACCACCTAGGAAGCCCGCGAAAGCCTGGGCACTTAGGCCCACCAACAGCACAAGGATCCACAGTTTCATTGTCGAacgaacaataaaaacaaaacaaaatagcgACGCGACCACGACTTGATCCAAGGAGCACTAGTGACCGCTAAGATTGAAGTGTCTCAACTAATACCTGCTTGAGACTAACAACAACTATTTATACAAGTAGATATACAGAACGCAGAACGGTCCACGCAGCTCACTGTTACGTCGAAAATTGGTAGTTTTTGATCGGGCTTCGTAGgagttttctgaaatttttggaagaaataattcgcttgagtggcaacactgcttgGGTTGTTGCAGCCATACAGACCAATCAGCCAATGTAAGATCAACCTAAAATGCGCATTTGATACCCGATATCGTCGACATATGGGTTTaagtcgaaccatatttggatatagcttggaTTTACATAAGGCTCATTTTTAGTCGATATTGACGAAATTTagataaaatatgtatatttacGAAACGTTAGTTTATACGAAAGATTCAGTTACACACTTTCACTTTTCGGGACTGTTAAGGGCTATATTCATCTGTTGTAAGTAGTCACTGAATTTCATTTCATGTTAACGTTTAAAAATCTTCcatttacgattttttttgcGGTTTACATTTCATTTGGTTCCCACCTTATCTTGTTGCCAGGCTAAGGACAAAAATCACTTCATATTAGTTTTGTAACAAACAAATTATTAGCACTATCTTTATTTATATACACAGACATATGGATTTGGATTCTACATTTTTGGTACTTATGTGCTATAGAAATGTTCAGGTCACGTTTTAAGCAAAttacaagaaaaacaaattggCCTTAGCCCTAAGTAGATATCACTGTTGCAAAACTTTTGAATCACACATTGCTGGTGGAATAAAATCGATGATACAGATTGAAGGAGTCAGCTTTTACCATTTCCAGCCAGAACCACCACCGGAAGACCAACCTCCACCACCGCCAGATGGCCAGCCACCGCTAGATTTCcaaccgccaccaccaccactgggTTTCCAGCCCCCTCCACCGCCGCCCGAAGACCAGCCACTACCTCCACTAGATTTccagccaccaccaccacctccagAGGACCAGCCACCACCGCCGCCGGATTTCCAGCCGCCACCACCGCCGCCGCTTGAAGGCCAGCGACCACCACCACCCCCTAAGGAGATAACCTTTATAATTTTGGTGGCACTGCCACCACCGCTGGACCAGCCTCCTCCTCCGCCTCCACTAGACCAGCCACCACCACCTCCAGACCAGCCACCACCGCTGGATTTTGGCCAACCGCCGCCACCGCCTCCGGACCAACCTCCACCACTGGATTTAGGCCAACCGCCTCCGCCACCACCAGACCAGCCTCCACCGCTAGACCATCCACTGGATCTTCCACCACCGCCACCGTGCCATCCTCCACCGCCACCACCTAGGAAGCCCGCGAAAGCCTGGGCACTTAGGCCCACCAACAGCACAAGGATCCACAGTTTCATTGTCGAacgaacaataaaaacaaaacaaaatagcgACGCGACCACGACTTGATCCAAGGAGCACTAGTGACCGCTAAGATTGAAGTGTCTCAACTAATACCTGCTTGAGACTAACAACAACTATTTATACAAGTAGATATACAGAACGCTAGTGGCCAGCAGTTAGCTCTTAAAAAGTTTGACAATGTTTTGTGCCTCCATAGACCACCATCACCATATCAACGCAAATACAGGCGCTCTCAATGGCCATAAAACATTCTGCCAAGCAGCCAACCATACTGCCAAGCATTGGTTGTCGTTCCAGCCTTCGCAGAGACCCTGTTCTCTCCTCGTAGTCAATTGTTCTGGGCTAAGTACGCCGCCTTATCGCCAGCATCGTCCGATTAGATAGGTGTGCATTCGTAATGGACGCTGCTGCAGCCAAAACCGCAGCGTCAACAAACTATTCCCATTGAACATTGAATTCTATTCTTGCGCCGATAATTACCAGCAAACAATGCTTTGAAAACGCTTTCAAACGCTTGtgcaaatccaaattttttgccGAATAATAAAAGACGAATCTCCTATCCAATGGTGTGCCATTTTTTCATAACATTGCTTAGCTTTTAATGTCTACATATATTGCGAACAATTGCTGCTTCAGCTAAGTGAGTTGTAATATGAGTAACAGAGAATTGAagcccgtctgtctgcctgacTATGCGGCGACCATATGGCTTTCTGTTGTATTACAGCCAAGTTTTGTGGCCAAAACTCATCAAAGCGCCactattttgtattttataaaCGCCTCCACATTTTGCTGGAAATAAATGCAAGCGAGTAACAACGGGCGATGAAACCGACAACGAATTTGCAGCTTCTGTTAAACGCGAAATGCGTCCACTCTTTTGCAACTAGTGTTGCAGATGAGTggataattattttaattttattattgcaCCTCATGACCATAGTCATTTTATTGTCGCCTTGTATCATTCGGAACATTAAACTCTGTTGGagaatttaatttgaaaattttgctggaAGTGATGCGAAAATTGCGTGTTTATTAATTGTTtgtgcaaatatttatttatttttaagaaaatactaAGAAGTCAGTCTTTTATAAGATGGATGACCTTTTGACCTCGTTTTGGGCTATTGGCTGAATTGCTTTATTGTTAACCTGtactaaaacaaaacaccaatttttgtataccctccaccataggacatggaaatattcgtctaagacaccataaggtaaaggttgatttttaaagagctacaggaattaaaaaaa includes:
- the LOC131997176 gene encoding uncharacterized protein LOC131997176, which encodes MKLWILVLLVGLSAQAFAGFLGGGGGGWHGGGGGRSSGWSSGGGWSGGGGGGWPKSSGGGWSGGGGGGWPKSSGGGWSGGGGGWSSGGGGGGWSSGGGSATKIIKVISLGGGGGGWPSSGGGGGGWKSGGGGGWSSGGGGGGWKSSGGSGWSSGGGGGGWKPSGGGGGWKSSGGWPSGGGGGWSSGGGSGWKW
- the LOC106091843 gene encoding uncharacterized protein LOC106091843, which translates into the protein MKLWILVLLVGLSAQAFAGFLGGGGGGWHGGGGGRSSGWSSGGGWSGGGGGGWPKSSGGGWSGGGGGGWPKSSGGGWSGGGGGWSSGGGGGGWSSGGGSATKIIKVISLGGGGGRWPSSGGGGGGWKSGGGGGWSSGGGGGGWKSSGGSGWSSGGGGGGWKPSGGGGGWKSSGGWPSGGGGGWSSGGGSGWKW
- the LOC131997198 gene encoding uncharacterized protein LOC131997198; protein product: MKLWILVLLVGLSAQAFAGFLGGGGGGWHGGGGGRSSGWSSGGGWSGGGGGGWPKSSGGGWSGGGGGGWPKSSGGGWSGGGGGWSSGGGGGGWFSGGGSATKIIKVISLGGGGGGWPSSGGGGGGWKSGGGGGWSSGGGGGGWKSSGGSGWSSGGGGGGWKPSGGGGGWKSSGGWPSGGGGGWSSGGGSGWKW